Below is a genomic region from Trichomycterus rosablanca isolate fTriRos1 chromosome 15, fTriRos1.hap1, whole genome shotgun sequence.
accctgttctttaatggtcaggacccccacaggaccaccacagagcagctattatttgtgtgtgttgtatgagtagatcagcagtttttaaatatcgtgcccactcactgtccactctattagatcctcctacctagttggtccaccttgtagatgtaaagtcagagacgatcgcttatctattgctgctgtttgagttggtcatcttctagacctttatcagtggtcacaggatgctgccaacgggcgctgttggcaccaccacaatgtcagtggcactgcagtgctgagaatgacccaccacccaaataatacctgctctgtagtggtcctgggagagtcatgaccattgaagaacagcatgaaagagggctaacaaagcatgcagagaaacagatggactacagtcagtaattgtagaactacaaagtgcttctatatggtaagtggagctgataaaatggacagtaagtgtagaaacaaggaggtcgttttaatgttatggctgatctgtgtataataataacaaaacaacaacaatactgcattttatttaaagcaactttattaacacccaaggacactgtacaaaaTTCATATGAAGATGgacaaaaaagaagaaaaagaagaaaataatatcaataaaacaTGTAACCAAGatacagttaaataaaaagacagagataaaaattaaagacaaaaataAGCTTGAAAAGTAAGAAAAGTTTTGAGTTTAGATTTAAATAGATTCATTGTCTCCAAGTTCCTGTTTTATTGAGGAAGAATATTCCACACTCTGGGACTGCATTtctgaattgctaaatgctttttcaccaaatttactttaaaataaGAGGTGGGAAGAAGGTTTTAGCTCATTTAATGCCTTGTGGGTAAgaagaattttaaacaatatgcAGTATTTAACTGTGAGCCATTAAAGATTAAAGAGGGTGGGAGTAATGTGGTCTCAGGGTTTAACACAAGTCAGACtggatttttatttactgtattcttttaacagatttaatatttctttatgtaaacattagttaacattttaaagtacagtattattatattattattagcccAGGTGGCTCTGCGGGATATTTCACTAGCGCAGCAGCagcaagattctgaactccttgaaACTCCTCGAAACTTGGCGTCGCCACCAGTCGGCTGagcaccatctagtgggcataattggcagtgcctgcagcagacacggttctgctaggacgggacgaccggactatgtgtgggtggggtcttcaaacgctgtgtaaggaccctgattggcagatagagaggcgtctgtgcaaagtgcataggtgaaaaagggttcctttaagggctgcacgcgggtcggaagaggtgtgagcagcaatatacccacctcgactgcaatcagggatcccccagcagcagaacacaaattgactacactgaattgggagaaaatgcataaataaaatagaaaaaaataatgtacagtatttatagTTGATATCtgagctttttacattttggtcattttttatttttatagtttaatgtaaatattttgtatttttttggttgTGTAGTTTTGGTTCAAGTTGTTCAAAGAAATGACCCACAGGCCCCCTGACTTTTGCTCAACATGTCTATATTTTTAGTAAATAATTTGTATTCAGGTTGGACCTGACTTAAATCTTTGGTTGTACATTACAACAATTTGTGATTTCACCATTCTGATTTAATTGTGTAACACCGCAAAGCAACatcttttttaataattataacagcAGAGCATTTATGCTATTGGTCAGTAATGCAAACCAAAGTTGtgatttaaaattaaacaaatttaaTCTCAGTTGTTGACCCACATAAACACAGTGCGACCAACACATAAGGCAGAAATGCACAAACTGACTAAACTATAAATCAAAAATATGGACAATCTCAATGTACTGTCTCTGTAGTTGTGTAGCTTAACAATTTCATACCACACGTTTTTAAagttttgaaaatgtatttacaggAAAGCGCAAAACCAAAAAGCAAATGCTGTACATTAAACTTCTCTTGCCTGATGGGATACATTTGTTAAACAATAGAGAAAAGTTGTGTAAATTATAGTTTTCACAAAACAATTTATCTGAGCTGGTCTTTTACAAATAGCCCAATCATATTCAATTCGATTATGGATTTTGGAACTGATTTATTCTGGCACTTCTATTGTAACCTTTCCTGAATTTCCATTGGTTAAATAAAGAAAGTCATCAGGAACTCTAATTCCTTCGCCTGCTTCCTACTTCATTGCAATCTTATTTGTGTGCACTCAACTTCTTCTGTGACTTTAAGTGAGGAAGTCCTGATTTCACCCTCATCTACTGTCTTGGCTCCAGTGATTGCAGTTTCCCTCGATACCTTGTGCCAATGGATACATTTTGTTCCTTTAAAACACTTGGTTGCATTGTTTCTTACGCTAACAAAGCAAAACGTGTTGATCATCCCATTGCTCATGGCGATACACTCGATAATGTAGAAAGCCACCAGTGAGTTGCGCTCACGCGTGATCACTGCTGGGTAGAAATCTCTCAAGAATGTAAAGCCGTAATATGGCGCCCAGCACAGCACATATGCAACGAGCACTGcaatcaggaccaccacactgCGCCGCCGCCGCCTCAGCCGCTGCTGGAGCTGGTCAGTTGGAAATCCAGGAACATTCTTAAACCAAAGCTCATGGGAGATCCGAGCATAGCACAGAGTCATGATGGCCACTGGAGCTACAAACTCAACAATCAGGATGAATAGGAAATAGGAGCGATACAGGAGCTGCTGGTCTGCTGTCCAAATCTGGGCGCAGAATATTTTGCTGCCAGGGGAGACAACACCATGAGGATACTCATGCTCCGTAGCAAAGTAAGCCGAGGGTATCGAGATGAGAATCGGGAAGATCCAGACACTGAGTATAAGCCAGTAGGCAGTCTGGTACTTCATTCTTGGTTTCAAAGGATGCACAATGGCCATGTACctatgaaacacacacaaacacacacacacacatgaaataTGAGTGAATTAATGATGTCTAAAGTAAATTGCATAGTCTCAGTAGATTTCATTTAGCATCACAGCAAGTAGGCCATTTGGAAAGGATTCTGAAGAAAACATTCTTTATTattcacacagatacacagagatAAACAGAAAGGTGGCTGCCAAGCACAAAATCATGGCAGCCAAGGACATCGCCCTCTCAAAACACAATAACTCACTGGAGTGGAGCCCCTTCACCTTTAATGTGAACTGCAAATAGAGCTGAGCTTTGTTATAGTTTGATGGAAATctaaataactaaaaaaatgacaaacaaaACCCAGGCAGATAATCTAGAAGACAGTTCACACAGAATTCATTCCATTTTCAATTAAAAATTCCAATTAATTAATAAGGCACTAGTGAATTCCAAGtgtgatttttatatttaatttaatttaattttcatgtttttttttttttaccaccgcTTGGCCATGGTTGTGGTAAGTCCAGGTTCCCTGCAGTCATTGGTGCAatccagtaacacaccctgataCAGCCGATCATtgctgtatgtagatgcccgactgtATTGTatgtaatttgtatttttacaaatacaaatacaaaatacatttgcTTTAAAACTAAAATCAATATTTTTCTCACATAGTTGGAACTGTTGGTGTCCCTAACCCTGTAGCTTCCTGCATATCACCAAgacttattattttaatacttaCTATAATAATACAATGTGCATATCAGTAATAGACTGTTGTTAACTAAATAATTCTTACCTTATGTGTTTCTATCCTGCCATTAATACACTAAACTCTGATAAGGCTTACTGGTGTGCTTACCCATTGCTCCTGGGCTTCTGCAGACACAGCTTTGTTTCTACTGGGCCCTGACCAGCAAATGCAGCATTCTTAATTATTTGTGCAGTTTTCTTGGTATATACTTATACTGGGGGGCAGCACGGtgactctgtgggtagcactgttgccttacagcaagaaggtcctggatttgattcccaggtggagtggcccgggtcctttccttttggagtttgcatgttctccctgtgtctgtgtgggtttccgccaggagttccagtttcctcccacagtccaaagacatgcagtcaggtaaattggagatacaaaattctccatgactgtgtttgatattaaaaacttaaaccgatcttgtgtaactacctgccctgtcatgaatgtaaccgaaagtatgtaaaacatgatgttaaaaacctaataaataaataaaatacttatacTTGGTTTGTATGAGAATACTTTACACAAGGTAGAAATGCTCACTCAGTCACTCTATGTAAtttaacatattattattaataaaaaaacaaccagTGAAGTGAGTGGAAAAACCCACACTGGATGTGGGCTACATGGTATACCAGCGGTAGCTAGTATTGTGATAGATTATTTTCACCCCTTTTTTAAGGtaatttttttcctatttttctCTGTGGTTGCAGGTTTTGCAGGGTGTCGCCGATGTCCCTGTGGGGCGAGCGTATGGTCAACTGAGTTTATCACCATTCACTGGTGACAGTGACTTTTCTTTTCTGAGTGACTTTGTAAAGTGTGATAACTCCTATTCCTTGTTTATCTGTTCTATCACCtctctgctttttatttttttattttagccatcctttgtttatagttttattttcatttgtggCTCCTCAGCAACAGTTTTGTTCTGCCTTGGGTGAGCATCCTACATACTGGGTTCATACTACCAGTCTTGCAAATATGGGTCTACACCCAAGTATGGGTGAAGAAAATGGTTGCCTGTAGTATTTGTATCATACACACAGTGAAGTATGAAAGTATTAGAATcatgggtgctcaggtggcgcagcagtctaaTATGCTATCTCACCACTGCGGAGAGCTTGAACCCCAAATTCGAGTCTCAGCAGTGTTACAGACAATTCACCATGTCTGAGAGAGGGATGGTCAGATGAAGGTGAGGTTTCTCCACTTTCTTGTTGGGGGTGAGTTTAAGTTCACAATTCATACCTGAAAAAATCAGGCAAGGGTCAAAACATGAAAACACTATCAATAAACATGGCACAAAAAAAATTATCACAGATCATGAAGTTTGGAAAATGATTTATAATGCTAAAAATGGCAATACAAAGGGACGCACAGGAGCACAGGGGTACTTACAGACACAATCATTGCAAAGACAATGAAAAAGCAGGTGTACACAATGAtcaaaaacaaatcacagacaGAGGGTGGAGATAAGGTCTAAAAAAACAAAGGCAGAGTGTTGCCATTTTCATAAAGGGGAGACCAGGGAGGATTCTTACCATAAGCTTTGcaacaaaaattaataataaataatgaacttCATAATAacttcattttgtttatttttgcacaAAGGATGTACATCCATTGTGTGTACATTAAATGATGTGTATACACTGGAAGTATATTCAATAATAACAACTAAGAAGTGGTTGAATGGTAGTGTCCTGTCACTGTATGCACTTACTTAGACTGTTCTTGTTATTCTTTTAGTGCATGCATGCAACAAACACAGTTCCTTAGTAAAGATTAAAGCTTTTAAGTTCTCTAAACTCTGATTAAATAAGTCAGAAGCTTTTTAGATTTCAGAGTTGTTTGACAATTCTGAACATTTATTAACACATTGATAATGTAgcgtgtttaaaaacaatgacaaAAATGAATGGATTTGGAACTATGTTGACATAAGACATCTCTTTTCCAGATAAAGTTTTGAATATCAGCAGTGATTTATTACAATTCATCACAATTTCTTATTTAGGAGACATAACATACTCTGTTCCTCTATCCAGTTTACCCTGACAGAGCAGATTGATTCATGGCACTTATAAATCCAAACTGTTATAATAGTAAAATTAGGTTATGCTACACATCAAAGTGAGATCATTCAAATAAACTTTGCTAATAATAAGCATTTAAATGAGGACAACCTAGGAATCTAAAATCTGAGATCAGTTTTATATGGACCACCTGCACAAGAATCTACTGCAGCCAAAGCACCAAGGTTACCATTTTGTTGAAAA
It encodes:
- the prokr1a gene encoding prokineticin receptor 1a codes for the protein MGEGNCTFMAATWTQGHSSENRRDPVMASYDITLDYDIPVDEIPDTTQGRAFFVSTIIIAIVLVCIMLVCGVGNCLFISTLLRYKKLRNITNLLIANLAVSDFLVAVVCCPFLVDYYVVKQLSWDHGIFLCVSINYLRTMSLYVSTNALMAIAVDRYMAIVHPLKPRMKYQTAYWLILSVWIFPILISIPSAYFATEHEYPHGVVSPGSKIFCAQIWTADQQLLYRSYFLFILIVEFVAPVAIMTLCYARISHELWFKNVPGFPTDQLQQRLRRRRRSVVVLIAVLVAYVLCWAPYYGFTFLRDFYPAVITRERNSLVAFYIIECIAMSNGMINTFCFVSVRNNATKCFKGTKCIHWHKVSRETAITGAKTVDEGEIRTSSLKVTEEVECTQIRLQ